The DNA region CTTCTATCATGGAGTTATCGAACGCATAAATTGAAAAAAGTGTTACAGAGGTGGCACTTATGGGGAATGTGTAGAAGAGGTAAATTATAGTCATATTGAAGTTTCAACTTGTATATACATGTTTAGTTATGTAATATAGAAATGAAGTTAGTTCGAGATTACCACTTAGGCAATACAATTTATTGGAGGCGTTAACATGAGTTCTACGAATACAACTTCCTCATCGTGGTGGAGAACCTCCACGGTGTATCAGGTATATCCCAAGAGCTTCAATGATACGACCGGTTCGGGCACCGGAGATATCCGAGGTTTGACCGAAAAGCTGGACTACTTGCAGCATCTGGGTATTGATATTGTTTGGCTGCAGCCAGTATATGTATCGCCGCAGCATGATAATGGATATGACGTTGCGGACTATTATCGGATTAATCCTGATTTTGGAACCATGGAGGATTTTGACGAATTGCTCAAAGGGCTAAAGGCTCGTGGTATGAAGCTGATGATTGATGTCGTGGTGAATCACTCGTCTATTGATCATGAGTGGTTCCAGCAATCTCGCTCTTCCAAGGATAATCCGTATCGTGATTATTATATTTGGAGAGATCCTGCTCCAGATGGCGGTGTGCCGAATAACTGGCAGTCCAAGTTTGGTGGACCGGCATGGCAGTATGATGAGCAGACAGGGCAGTACTTTCTGACGCTGTTTGACAAGACGCAAGCCGATCTGAATTGGGAGAACGAGCAGGTGCGCAAGGAAATACGTGACATGATCAAGTTCTGGGCGGAAAAAGGTGTCGACGGTTTCCGTATGGACGTCATTAATCTGATCTCGAAGGATCAGCGCTTTCCGGACGATGATGGCAGTGTGTTACCCGGTGATGGACGCAAGTTCTACACCGACGGACCACGTGTGCATGAGTACATTACCGAGATGTATGAAGAGGTCTTTGGGCCACATAATATGGTAACCGTAGGGGAGATGTCCTCCACGACGCTGGAGCATTGCATCCGATACTCCAATCCTGCCTCCCGCGAATTCTCAATGACCTTCAACTTTCATCATCTGAAAGTGGATTATCCGAACGGACAGAAATGGGAACTGATGCCATATGATTTTGAAGCGCTGAAACAGCTGTTCAGCCAGTGGCAGACAGGTATGCAGGCAGGTGGAGGCTGGAACGCCCTGTTCCTGAACAACCATGATCAGCCGCGGGCATTATCCCGTTTTGCGGATGATGGAGATTACCGTACCGAGAGTGCCAAAATGCTGGCAACTACGATCCATGGCATGCAAGGCACACCTTACGTTTATCAGGGCGAAGAGATTGGGATGCCTAATCCGGTCTGGAACGATGTAAGCGAATTCCGCGACATTGAGTCGACGAATATGTATCGGTTGCTCCAGGAAGAGCGAGGCAAATCCGCCGAGGAAGCATTCCGTATTGTAAAGGAACGCTCCCGTGACAATTCCCGCACACCCATGCAATGGGATGGAAGTGAAAATGCCGGATTTACAACGGGTACGCCTTGGATCAAAGTGGATGAACGTTATCCGTCGATTCATGTGGCCCAGCAGCTGGCTGACCCGGATTCGATCTACTATCATTACCGCAAACTGATTGCACTTCGCAAACAGCTTAAAGTGCTGACGGACGGACTATATGAACGTCTGGACGACGCACATCCGGATGTATTTGCTTATGCGCGGTCGAATGGAAGCGAAACGCTGCTTGTCGTTTCCAACTTCAGCAAGAGAGACGTGACGTTTACTCTTCCAGGTGCTGTATGGAATGACCACATTGCTGGCAAATCAGCAGATTTGCTGGTAGCCAATACGAAGGCAACGCCTGCTCTGGATCAAGAAATATCCCTTAGCCCGTATGCATCCTATATGTGGCTTATACCGCAACAGGACTAATTCACATTATATAAGTGGGAAGTGAAAATATGGCGATCGATAAAAAACAGGTTGAGGAAATTGTACGCGCGGTCGGCGGCAAAGAAAACATTGAAGCTGCAACGCATTGTGTGACACGCCTACGGTTTGCCTTGTACGACGAGAGCAAAGTGGATGCGCAAAGTCTGGATCAGAACGATCTGGTTAAAGGACAGTTCTCCTCCCAGGGACAATTCCAGGTGGTCATCGGACCTGGACTTGTAGACAAAGTCTATGATGAGATGATTGAGATCACTGGAGGTGACCGCGCTTCCAAGGATGACGTAAAAGCAGTGGCTGGTAAAAAGCAAAATCCAATCCAGCGAGCGATCAAGACACTCTCGGATATCTTTATCCCTATTCTGCCAGCCATCATCACGGCCGGTCTCTTGCTAGGTATTAATAACATCCTGACGGGTCCAGGCATATTCTTTGATGGAAAATCACTGGTGGATGTCTATCCGGCATGGAAGGACCTCGCATCCATTATCAATACGATTGCGAGTACCGCCTTTACCTTCCTGCCTGCGTTAATTGGTTGGGCTGCTGTAACCCGGTTCGGCGGCAGTCCGCTGCTCGGGATTGTGCTCGGTCTTATTCTGGTTCATCCAGATCTGCTGAGTGCCTATGGTTACGCCAACGCAGTCAACGAAGGAACTGTGCCTACGTGGAATCTGTTCGGCTGGCATATTGAGAAGATCGGTTATCAGGGGCAAGTTTTGCCGGTACTGGTATCAGCCTATCTGCTCGCCAAGCTGGAGATTTTCCTGAACAAAAGGGTGCATGATTCGATCAAACTGCTGGTTGTTGCACCTGTCACGTTATTGATTACCGGATTCCTGGCTTTTACGATCATTGGTCCGGTGACATTTGCCATTGCGAATGGAATTACATCCGGCTTGATCTATATCTATGATTCATACGCTGCTCTGGGCGGTCTGATCTACGGTGGACTATACGCATTGCTTGTTATTACAGGAATGCATCATACGTTCCTGGCGGTAGACGTACAGCTGATTGGTAGTCAGGGCGGAACATTCCTGTGGCCGATGCTGGCACTGTCCAATATCGCTCAAGGTTCTGCCGCCCTTGCCATGATGCTCGTGCTGCGTGAGAAGAAGATGAGAGGACTTGCGGCAACTTCATCCGTCTCGGCCTTCCTCGGAGTAACGGAGCCGGCCATCTTCGGGGTGAATATCCGTTATCGTTATCCGTTTATCTTCGGTATGGTTGGTTCTGCCATCGGCGGTGTGCTACTGACCATGAACAATGTGCAGGCAACCTCCATCGGTGTAGGCGGGGTACCTGGGTTCCTGTCCATCTTCCCGAACAAATGGGGAGTGTTCTTCATCGGTATGGCGATTGTATTGATTGTACCTTTCGTGCTGACAGTTATTTTTGGTAAAGCAAAATTGAAAAAAGAAGACCGAAGCGCAGATCGCACAGTTGTCACTGGAGGCCACTCGGCAGCAAACGAATCTGACGCAGACACTACTGCGGCAGCTGATGCAGATCTGAATCAGCGCTCGCGCAGCGCAGCTCAGGTGGGAAATGACCCTATTAACACGCTGGAAGTATTGGCACCATTAACAGGTACAGCGGTTCCGCTGGAACAGGTGCCTGATCCGGCGTTTGCAGAGAAGCAAATGGGAGAAGGGGTTGCCATTGAACCTTCGGGCAATCAGGTTATGGCCCCGTTTGATGCCCAAGTAGCCCATGTGATTAAGAGCAAACATGCTGTCATTCTTGAACACGCGAGTGGCTTGCAGATTCTGATTCATGTTGGAATCAATACGGTTTCACTCAAAGGCGAAGGCTTCAACATGTTTGTGGAAGCTGGAGATAAGGTAAGAGCCGGGCAAACGCTGCTTGAATTCGACCGCAAAGTCATTGAAGCTGCGGGATATCCGCTTATTACGCCAATTATCATTCCGGACGGTCAGGATATGGTTGATCGGGTAGAGGTCACGACAGGTGATGTTACATCCAATCAGAACGGTGTGCTTAAGGTTCATTTGAAAGGCTAGGTATAAAAGTAAAGGAATTCATGTGGGGCTGCGATCATCGCAGCTCCTTTTTCATGCCGAAACCGGGATAAGCTGAAGGCATATCCCACTTGTAAGGGTGACTCTATATGCAGTTCGTTTTTTTCGTTAGTATCATGGTAAAATGTACAATAGAAGAATCTACAGAGGCTTATTTCACAGCAATCGGAAAGCAGCATCAGGTCCAGGCATGTTCGGCTGGAGATGTTCATATGGTTCAAAAGAGAGTTCCTAGTCGAAGGACGGAGGAGGAGAGCCATGACTCGTGTTGCGGTGATGGTCATTCATGGTCTGGGTATGCAAAAGGAAGATTATGCCGATACGCTCATTTCTCGTTTGCATAAGGAATTCGATCAGGTTATGGTGTGGCCGGGAGCAGCCAAGCAGGTGCTGGATATCGAGCCGGTATATTGGGCTGACGTATTTGAGGAGCGCGAAGAGGCACTGTTTCAGCAGCTGGTCAGCTCTCAGGGATTAAATTATCAGGTGCTGCGACGTTTTGTTATCCATTATCTGGCGGACGCCGTGGCTTATCAGCCCGTGGAACATCAGGGCCATAACTACGATGCAGTTCATCGTACACTGAACCGTGCGATGCATGCACTTGCACAACGGAACGGGCCGGAAGCTCCGCTCTGCATCATTGCTCACAGCCTTGGCGCGGTGATTGCAAGTAATTTTTTCTATGATCTGCAATATCCGTCCAGTCGCATACCCTCCATCGTGGATGTTACGTCCGCCTTGGAACGGGGGGATACCTTAACGAACTTTTATTCCTTTGGTACGACGTTGCCGCTGTGGAGCTTGCGTTATCACGACTTCAGTCGTCCGATTCAGGTCCCTTCGCCACTGGCAGGGCAGTATTTCCCTGGGCTGGAAGGGGAATGGGTTAACTTTTATGATCGGGATGATATTCTGGGTTACCCGCTGCGTCCCATTGATCCGGCATATGAGGCGGCGGTCAAGGAAGACATGGAAATTAACTCCGGTGGGTTGATCGGGAGCTGGAATCCGTTAAGCCATGGGGGTTATTTCTCGAATGGAACCATGAATCGGAGAATTGCACAGGGATTGGCTCGAACGTGGACGTGGGTGAATCGTGATTTATACTAAATGTTATATGTGGGGAGGAGGATTATCATTATGGAATGCAGGACAGGCTGTGCCGCATGTTGTATCGCGATTTCCATCTCATCGCCCATACCAGGCATGCCTGAGGGAAAGCCCGCAGGTGTGCGCTGTGTACAGCTGACGGAAGACAATCGCTGCGGAATTTTTGGTCAGAAGGAGCGTCCGGCGGTATGCAGCGGATTGCAGGCTTCGGAGGAGATGTGCGGCAGTACGGACCAGGAGGCCTTTGAACGATTAAGCTGGCTGGAGCAGGAGACTGCACCAAGTTCAGCGTAACAGATCGTGTTGGGTTAAAAGATAATTATACTGCATATGGAAGGTGATTGAAGTGAGAAAGGGGAGGTTGTGGATGATGGGACTTGCCAAACGGTTTGTCACGGTGGTCGTGAATATGGTTGGGGAGTTATGGATGGGATTCTACAGGCGAAACTCGGACTTCTACGATAAGCAGACAACAGGGTCAAAGGGCAAACTGGGGTATTTTTCATTTATTATAGCGGCTGCTGCTGTAACCGTAGGCATCGTAAGCTGGATGTACAGTCGGATGTATTCATAATTCAAGCCAGAACATAGAAGAGAGTATCCGCAGTGTGAAAATCAGGCGGATACTCTCTTTGCTGAGTTCATCTACTTCACTTATCTGTTCGCCACGAGAACACGGGCAGAAGGCTTCGGTTCTTTGAACATCATATAGTACATCAGAGATGATATCACGTAAAGGCTGCCTGTGATGCTGAAGGTGACTGCATAACCCCAATACGTGCCATAAGTGGTCACAAGGTAAGATTGTACAGGGCCCATGGTAGCCCATCCAATCATAAAGGCGGTCTGCATTAGTGAATTGGCGATTCCACGACGTTTGTCCGATACTCGGTCCACCAGAATGGCGGATTGAACCGGATTGGCTGCATTCATCAAGGCTTGCCTGAACAGGAAACTCACCGAAGCGATGAGCAGCATATTCGTGAAGCCGGTTAACAGCAGGAAGGGCAGGGACATGACCTGGAAAATGACAACTGCCCGAACACTTCCCACCTTGGCCGCGAGTGTTGGTCCGATCAGCATCGATACAATGGTCATGATCTGACCCAATGAAATCAGCAGACTCATGGCGCTCAAGGATACCGAAAATCGGTTGGTAAAGTACAGATTCAGATAAGGGACAACCAGACCCGAACCAAATCCGATTAATAATTGGGTCACTACAAATTGACCGATCAATCGGGAATCTTTCTTTTGACTGTAGGTGTCGTTCTTTCTGCCTTGTTCCGGGGAGTGATTGACCCCCTGTTCGCCGTCTGTTGCTGATGCCGCAGATTTAGAAGCGGATGGCACCGGAGTATCAACTTGAGGTGCCTTCTTATCCTCGGACACAAACAACATCGGGATAAATGCGACAAGTGTAGCAGCGCCGCCCACGAACAATACGGTCTGCAGCCCTGTGACTTGGGCAAGGCCTGCTGTATGAAGCAGGTCTGCAAACACTCCGCCACCCAAGCTGCCAAGTACCTGAGAAGCAAGCACGAGGGAGGAGTAATAGCTGAACATCTTTAGCCGGTGACTTTTCTTCACATTCTCAGCGAGGAACGGAATGGCCAGCACCTGAAATACACCAGCGAAAAGTCCTGAAAATACAGCGAACCAGATCAGTCCGCTGGCAGAATAATCGAAAGAACGGCCAATCAGGAAGATCCCACTGAACAACGCGCCGGTAATCAGCAGTCGCTTGCGACTGAAGAAATCACCGCAAAGTCCAATGGGAACAAACATAATCGCTGTCGCTAATGATTGAATACTTACAATCTGGCCGTTCATTGTATCATTATAGCCCAGACCCTGAATGTACAGATTGTACAAGACAGAGAACATGCCATTTCCGATCTGATACAAGATGCTTGCCAGAAAAAACAATTGAATATTGCGGGACCAGCCCCGAATTTCAGCATGAATCTGTTGTAGAAGTCTCAAGTGGTTTCCCCCAGTCTGCCTGTACAGTAATTTTAGTTTAACAGGAATGGGGGATTTGCGGAAGAATTGACCACTGTTTATTTTGTGGCGGGGGTTTCCAGCACTCGGGCAATCACGAATCCGTCGTAGCCTTTACTGCCTACAGTTTGCAGTGCCGTAGCTTCAAGGCGAGGATTGTCAGCAATTAATTTCAAGAAAGAGCGAACGCCTTGAACCCTGGAGTCTGTGCTTTCTTTATTTATAACTTCACCGTCCCTGACGATGTTGTCACCAATAATAAGACTTCCCGGACGAGCCAGACGAAGTGCCCATCTCAGATAATCAGGATTACTCGGTTTGTCTGCATCGATGAAGATAAAATCAAAGGGTTCCCTGTACTCTTTCTGAACGTCGGGAAGGGTGGTCAATGCAGGGCCAACTCGAAGATCAACCTTGTGAATTAGTCCTGCACGCGTAAGGTTGGTTCGTGCCATGTCTGCATGATGTGGTTCAGCCTCCAACGTGACGATATGTCCATGTTCGGGAAGGGCTCTAGCCATCCAGATTGTGCTGTATCCGCCAAGCGTACCGATTTCCAGCACACGTGTTGCGCCCTGTATTTGAAGCAGGAGTTGCAGCAGTCTCCCTTGATTAGCTGCAACATCATGAGCAGGCAAACCGGCCTCGGCATTGGTACGCAGAGTTTGCTCCAGCAGGGAGTCGGAGGGAATCAGCAGATCATTCAGGTAATCGTCAACTTGACTCCAGGTATGTTGGTTAGAAGCATTTACACTTTTCATAGTCACATGTTCCTTTCCAATTGCATGTATTGGATTTCATGCTTCAACTATAAGATGAACAAATATATAAATAAAATATATATTATGTATGTTAATATAACTTTAGATTATGTATTTGTGATATGAAGGAGGCGTAACGGGTGAATTTGCACGGATTACGATTGTTTCATGCCATTGTGAGATATGGAGGAGTCACGCGTGCAGCAGAGGAACTCAACATTAGTCAGCCTGCGGTATCCTCCCAGGTGAAGAAATTTGAACGTGAACTGGGCATTCCATTATTCGCTGCGGAGGGCAGGAGACTGGTTTTAACGGATGCTGGGGTACAGTTAACGGGCTATGCGGAACGTTTGTTCATGCTGGAGCAGGATGTCGAGAACTTTGTGCAGGATTTTCGGGCGGGCAAAAAAGGACTGATTCGTCTTACTGCAACCTATTTGCCCTCGAATTTTTTGCTGCCTGGGTGGATTGCCCGTTTCAAGCAAATGCATGAGGATGTGGAACTGGTCGTGAGCACAACCAACACCCGGATGGCTTTTGACCAGTTGCTGCGTTATGAGGCAGAGATCGCAGTTTATGGTGGAAGTGGAATAACACATCAGGGCGTCCATTGGGACGAATTGTTTGAAGATGAAATGTGGTTTGTGGTCCATCCCGATCATCCTTATGCGGGAAAGGAGATTGAGCTGCATGAGATGGTTGCGGAGCCCTTCATTATGCGCGAAGAAGGCAGCGCTACACGTGAGCGTCTGGTCTCTCTTTGCACAACCAATAACCTGGCTGCTCCCCGCATTGCACTTCAGTTCAATGGGCTGAATGAGACGATCAGTGCGGTGAAAGCAGGTTATGGGGCGAACTTTATTTCTTCTCTGGTCGTGAAGGAAGATGTACAGCAAGGCAGGCTTGCACGAGTATTCGTTCGAGGTGTACAGCTGAAAAACACGGTTGCTGTATGTACACGAGCAGGGGAAGTATTGTCTCCTGCCGCACAGCATCTGGTCGAACTTATCAGACAGGAAGCATCATTGATCAGATAATTTAGTTTAATTTTAATAGGACTAGCTCCCCGTGTTGTTCGTCCCTTCTCTGGCTGCTCCCCAGGAGTATAATCGGGCGTACAGGGTTACTGCACCTATGATCAGGACAGGTATCCAGACTGCCATCATTGGCACATGATGGAACAGCAGTGCAGCTAGAATAACGCCGGTCAGATAGATCACAACAGCACCTGCACGGAGGTAGGCATCTGCTGACAGCTCTTTGGCCAGCGAGCGGATTTTGGCGTGACGCAGTCGCTGTAGGATGCTAACGGCATCCTCAACCACGGCCGCCAGATTATTAGTGAGCACGGTTGTTGATATGCCGGCAATACCTATTCTGCGTGCGGCTGTCGTCTGCATCCCCATGGCTGCGGCCAGCATGGCAATTAGCAAATAGGATAATTGTTCCGAATATGGACTGATCATGGCAATGGCAAAGAGCAGAAGCAATATGCTTTCTACAGTGAACACGGTTGTGACCCGGGAAGACCAGCCATTTTTCGTTTGCACATGACCAATCATGTGTGCCGCGATCGCATTTCCGGCAATAAAACCAATGAGGGCAAGGAGCGAACGCAGAACGACAAATTGCTGGGCACGGGCAACCGCAATTCCCAGCAACACAATATTGCCCGTCATATTGGCTGTAAGCACATGTCCGAGTCCAAGATATCCGATCACATCGACCATACCGGCAGACATACAGAGCAGCAGCATGGCATATTTTTGGAGGGTGTATTGGTTCATAATGATCTGTCCTTTCAAAAAAAGTAACCCCTCAAGTATACAGCCATAACGCTAGTTCCTTCAAAATGAAGTTCATGTGGAATATGAACTTCATTATAGTAGAACTTTGTTCAATTCACCCAAGTCTGAACTAAGGTCCGGCGAGCCAGTCAAACATATTGTCCACTGCTGCCCTATGCATCCTCTCATGAAAACGATGATCCTGTCCTC from Paenibacillus sp. JNUCC-31 includes:
- a CDS encoding chemotaxis protein — its product is MTRVAVMVIHGLGMQKEDYADTLISRLHKEFDQVMVWPGAAKQVLDIEPVYWADVFEEREEALFQQLVSSQGLNYQVLRRFVIHYLADAVAYQPVEHQGHNYDAVHRTLNRAMHALAQRNGPEAPLCIIAHSLGAVIASNFFYDLQYPSSRIPSIVDVTSALERGDTLTNFYSFGTTLPLWSLRYHDFSRPIQVPSPLAGQYFPGLEGEWVNFYDRDDILGYPLRPIDPAYEAAVKEDMEINSGGLIGSWNPLSHGGYFSNGTMNRRIAQGLARTWTWVNRDLY
- a CDS encoding O-methyltransferase, whose translation is MKSVNASNQHTWSQVDDYLNDLLIPSDSLLEQTLRTNAEAGLPAHDVAANQGRLLQLLLQIQGATRVLEIGTLGGYSTIWMARALPEHGHIVTLEAEPHHADMARTNLTRAGLIHKVDLRVGPALTTLPDVQKEYREPFDFIFIDADKPSNPDYLRWALRLARPGSLIIGDNIVRDGEVINKESTDSRVQGVRSFLKLIADNPRLEATALQTVGSKGYDGFVIARVLETPATK
- a CDS encoding MFS transporter — its product is MRLLQQIHAEIRGWSRNIQLFFLASILYQIGNGMFSVLYNLYIQGLGYNDTMNGQIVSIQSLATAIMFVPIGLCGDFFSRKRLLITGALFSGIFLIGRSFDYSASGLIWFAVFSGLFAGVFQVLAIPFLAENVKKSHRLKMFSYYSSLVLASQVLGSLGGGVFADLLHTAGLAQVTGLQTVLFVGGAATLVAFIPMLFVSEDKKAPQVDTPVPSASKSAASATDGEQGVNHSPEQGRKNDTYSQKKDSRLIGQFVVTQLLIGFGSGLVVPYLNLYFTNRFSVSLSAMSLLISLGQIMTIVSMLIGPTLAAKVGSVRAVVIFQVMSLPFLLLTGFTNMLLIASVSFLFRQALMNAANPVQSAILVDRVSDKRRGIANSLMQTAFMIGWATMGPVQSYLVTTYGTYWGYAVTFSITGSLYVISSLMYYMMFKEPKPSARVLVANR
- a CDS encoding LysR family transcriptional regulator, encoding MNLHGLRLFHAIVRYGGVTRAAEELNISQPAVSSQVKKFERELGIPLFAAEGRRLVLTDAGVQLTGYAERLFMLEQDVENFVQDFRAGKKGLIRLTATYLPSNFLLPGWIARFKQMHEDVELVVSTTNTRMAFDQLLRYEAEIAVYGGSGITHQGVHWDELFEDEMWFVVHPDHPYAGKEIELHEMVAEPFIMREEGSATRERLVSLCTTNNLAAPRIALQFNGLNETISAVKAGYGANFISSLVVKEDVQQGRLARVFVRGVQLKNTVAVCTRAGEVLSPAAQHLVELIRQEASLIR
- the treC gene encoding alpha,alpha-phosphotrehalase; its protein translation is MSSTNTTSSSWWRTSTVYQVYPKSFNDTTGSGTGDIRGLTEKLDYLQHLGIDIVWLQPVYVSPQHDNGYDVADYYRINPDFGTMEDFDELLKGLKARGMKLMIDVVVNHSSIDHEWFQQSRSSKDNPYRDYYIWRDPAPDGGVPNNWQSKFGGPAWQYDEQTGQYFLTLFDKTQADLNWENEQVRKEIRDMIKFWAEKGVDGFRMDVINLISKDQRFPDDDGSVLPGDGRKFYTDGPRVHEYITEMYEEVFGPHNMVTVGEMSSTTLEHCIRYSNPASREFSMTFNFHHLKVDYPNGQKWELMPYDFEALKQLFSQWQTGMQAGGGWNALFLNNHDQPRALSRFADDGDYRTESAKMLATTIHGMQGTPYVYQGEEIGMPNPVWNDVSEFRDIESTNMYRLLQEERGKSAEEAFRIVKERSRDNSRTPMQWDGSENAGFTTGTPWIKVDERYPSIHVAQQLADPDSIYYHYRKLIALRKQLKVLTDGLYERLDDAHPDVFAYARSNGSETLLVVSNFSKRDVTFTLPGAVWNDHIAGKSADLLVANTKATPALDQEISLSPYASYMWLIPQQD
- a CDS encoding YkgJ family cysteine cluster protein — translated: MECRTGCAACCIAISISSPIPGMPEGKPAGVRCVQLTEDNRCGIFGQKERPAVCSGLQASEEMCGSTDQEAFERLSWLEQETAPSSA
- the treP gene encoding PTS system trehalose-specific EIIBC component; its protein translation is MAIDKKQVEEIVRAVGGKENIEAATHCVTRLRFALYDESKVDAQSLDQNDLVKGQFSSQGQFQVVIGPGLVDKVYDEMIEITGGDRASKDDVKAVAGKKQNPIQRAIKTLSDIFIPILPAIITAGLLLGINNILTGPGIFFDGKSLVDVYPAWKDLASIINTIASTAFTFLPALIGWAAVTRFGGSPLLGIVLGLILVHPDLLSAYGYANAVNEGTVPTWNLFGWHIEKIGYQGQVLPVLVSAYLLAKLEIFLNKRVHDSIKLLVVAPVTLLITGFLAFTIIGPVTFAIANGITSGLIYIYDSYAALGGLIYGGLYALLVITGMHHTFLAVDVQLIGSQGGTFLWPMLALSNIAQGSAALAMMLVLREKKMRGLAATSSVSAFLGVTEPAIFGVNIRYRYPFIFGMVGSAIGGVLLTMNNVQATSIGVGGVPGFLSIFPNKWGVFFIGMAIVLIVPFVLTVIFGKAKLKKEDRSADRTVVTGGHSAANESDADTTAAADADLNQRSRSAAQVGNDPINTLEVLAPLTGTAVPLEQVPDPAFAEKQMGEGVAIEPSGNQVMAPFDAQVAHVIKSKHAVILEHASGLQILIHVGINTVSLKGEGFNMFVEAGDKVRAGQTLLEFDRKVIEAAGYPLITPIIIPDGQDMVDRVEVTTGDVTSNQNGVLKVHLKG
- a CDS encoding YoaK family protein — translated: MKGQIIMNQYTLQKYAMLLLCMSAGMVDVIGYLGLGHVLTANMTGNIVLLGIAVARAQQFVVLRSLLALIGFIAGNAIAAHMIGHVQTKNGWSSRVTTVFTVESILLLLFAIAMISPYSEQLSYLLIAMLAAAMGMQTTAARRIGIAGISTTVLTNNLAAVVEDAVSILQRLRHAKIRSLAKELSADAYLRAGAVVIYLTGVILAALLFHHVPMMAVWIPVLIIGAVTLYARLYSWGAAREGTNNTGS